A window of Bradyrhizobium diazoefficiens genomic DNA:
GCGCGGGCCTGCCCATAGCTGAGCGGCATCAAATCGGGCTAATTCTATCCTTGCTCATGCCGAAGACGAGGCTCGCAAGCGGCTCGACGACGAAGAGCTTTGCGAGGAGAGGCCGACAGGCCTTTCGATGGTTCGGCTGGAACCACGGAGTTCCCGCCGCACTGGATGGCTCAGCGCCCACCTTGATCTGCGCCTTCCCCGCCGGACTTGTGCTGCGTCTGCGGCTGGCTGCGCTCGCCCGTCTCCTTGCACGGAAGTTGCTCCCACGATCCGTCTGGCGCCTGCTGGTAGGCGCTACACGAAGGCGAGGCCGATCTATCATCGCCTTTCTGGGCCTCGGAGTTCTTCGCCAGGGCCGGGGTAGCCAGCACCGCGCTCGCAGCGAGCGCAGCGCCGAAAACGAGATGAGCAATCCGCATTAGGCTTCTCCTGCTCGAAAAAGTCTGCATGCTGGCGAAAAATGTGACAATTATTGGCCGGCGCGGAGTTTCCCTGCGGCTTGGTTGACGCCGCGAAAGCCGGCTTGCTAGCCGCCCTTGCTGCGGATCAGGCCGGCGAGGTTGGTTTTCTGGGCCTCGCACCAGCTGGACATACCGAGGCGGCGCTGGTTGAGATCCGTCGCCTGCGTCGCCACCGCGACCTCGACCATCAGGTCATCGTCCTGCTTCTCGCCCATCTTGCCGCCGGTGTGCATCCAGGCAATCGCCTTGCGCACCTTCTCGGTGGTGCCATCGGGCAGGTGCATCTGCTCCGCCTTCCGCACGAGATCCTGGTAGACGACGTCCGTGCCGGGGCATTCGACCTTGGCGGCGAAGGCCTGCAAGACCATCGTCACATAGGTCGAGCGTGGGTGGTCCTCGGCTTGGGCCGGAGCGGCGATCAGCAACAGGCCGGCGATCAGGAAACCGTAGCGCATCCTTGGTATCTCCTCCTTTTTTTGGAAGGCTAGCGTCCGGAGCGCCGCTCCGCAATGGTGCTGGGGGCGAATTTGTCGCCCCCCCTCTGCGGTGCGCTATCGTCGTGCGCATCCCGACCTCGGAGAGCGACATGAGCTTGTTCAGCACGCCGTTCGATCCTACTCGTGACACAGCGCTCGTCACCGGCGCGGGCAACGGCATCGGCCGCGCGATCGCGCAGGCCCTGGTCGGTGAGGGCGTCCGGACCGTGTTCGCCGATTTGAACGCCGAGCGGGTGCGCGCCGCGATCAGCGCGAGCCGGAGCCCTGAGCTGGCGGTGCCCTGGGTCGGCGATGTCGCCGAGTTGGACGCGTGCGACGCACTACTTGCCGCCGCGGACGCAGCGTTGGGCGAGATCACGCATTTCGTCCACAGCGCATCGCCGCCGCGGCGCGAGGCCGATCATGCGCTCGCGGTCGATCGCAAGACCTGGCAGCAGATGCATGTCGTCAATCTCGATGCCGGCTTTCACCTGGCGCGCGAACTCGCAAGGCGGCTGATCGGGGCGAAGCGGCCGGGCTCGTTCCTGTTTCTCACCTCGCTGCATGCAGGCACGCCGCGCAACCTGCCGCATTACTCGACCGCGAAGGCGGGGATGGCGATGCTGGTGAAGGAGCTGGCCAAGACGTTTGGCCGCTACGGCATCCGCGTCAACGCGCTGGTGCCCGGCGCGATCGCGGCCGGCGGGTTCGTTGCGGATCCGTCGCTGGCGCGGCACATTCCGCTCGGGCGTCTCGGCGAGGCCAATGACCTCGCGCCGATGGCGCTCACGGTATTATCGAACAACCTCTCCGGTTACGTGACCGGAGCAGCCTTCGTCGTCGACGGCGGGCTGTCGCTGACGAACTGGTTCGAGCCCCCGGCCCTGGATGGCTAGCTAGCTAGTCAGCGTCGCCAGGCAGGCACCGGATCGAGCGGCGTCCGATAGAGCTCGTTGTGGTCGCGATCGGTGACGCGCACCGCGCAACCCTTCTGCTGCAACTCCGGCTTCACCTGTGACAGCTCGGTGGCCAGTTGATCGGCGCGATCGGAGGCAACCTCGATGTCCTCGAGGATGATTCCGCCCTGATTCCTGAACTCTTCACCAACCACAAGATCGAACGAGTAGTAAGGCATCCGAATTCCCCGATGTGACGAGCTGAGCTTCGATGGAAATCTCAGCACATGCCGGATGCTATCACTGAGTCGATATCTACCGAATGAACGGGCCGCGCAATCTCTGTGCTTATGGCGCAGAAATGATGTGCAGCATGTGAGGGCATTAACATTTAATTAAATATGTCGGCGCGATCATGAGGCATGGAATTGCAGCAGAACCGGGCTCCGGGAACCGGCAGCTGCAAGAGAAGGCCGCCGGCATAGCTCCCGACGGCCTTTTCTCTTGAGCGGAAGATGATCTTCTCTTGAGCGGAAGATGATCGAAGCAGCACTTCCCGTAATTGCCCGGACTCAACGCATCACGCCGACTCGGACAGCGTACGCGAGATTGTAGCAGCGCGCTGTGCCGTTACGGTCTGGATCTAGCGCAACGGCATCGGCGGACGCACGACCGGTCCGTCATCATCGGCAACGGCCTGGGTCGTGGTCACAGGTGCGGCCGGTGGCGGCGGCATCGCAGCGGCCTGCGAAGGCGGTGGCGGAGGTGCGAGCTGCGCGGGCGCATAGGCCGGCATGTAAGTGCGCGACGCGACCGGTTTCGGTTTGCGAACCG
This region includes:
- a CDS encoding SDR family oxidoreductase, yielding MSLFSTPFDPTRDTALVTGAGNGIGRAIAQALVGEGVRTVFADLNAERVRAAISASRSPELAVPWVGDVAELDACDALLAAADAALGEITHFVHSASPPRREADHALAVDRKTWQQMHVVNLDAGFHLARELARRLIGAKRPGSFLFLTSLHAGTPRNLPHYSTAKAGMAMLVKELAKTFGRYGIRVNALVPGAIAAGGFVADPSLARHIPLGRLGEANDLAPMALTVLSNNLSGYVTGAAFVVDGGLSLTNWFEPPALDG